From the Jeongeupia sp. HS-3 genome, the window GAGCACCAAAAAATCGACCACGGCAAAAAGCAGCGCCAAGGGCAGCACGAAGAAAACCACGGCAAAAGGCACTACCAAAAGCACGACAAAAAGCGCCGGCAAGCCGGCCAAGCCGCCAGCCAAGAAAAAGCAGTAAGCGCCGCACTAGGGCAGCGTAGCGGGGACAACGATCAGCCCCGCGCGCTGGCCGATGCTGACGTCCGGGTTCGGAAATACAATCAGTGCGTTTTCTTCGTCGACGACCCAGCGGATATCGCCGTCCTCGGCGATCGGCATGCCTTGCGGCAGCGGCGTGAAGTTGTCGGTCTCGCCATCGATCAGCAGCCGGAACGCGTCGCTGCGCTTGATCAGCTCGCGCGACACCCGATAGACCGCCACAGCGTCCCTCGTGACCGGTTTCGGCAGCTCGCCCTCGATCAAGCCGCGCAGATAAGCCGCCAGTCGCGTCAAATCAACGGACTGGTTCTGCCCGAAAGGCATCGCCCGGCCGAGTTCGACCGTGAAAGCCGAGGCATTGCAATACCGGCTACTGAACAGCGAGAACGTCGGTGCGGCCGCCGATTGCAATAGCACCGCCGACACACCCGCCAAACCCAAACGCTCGATTTCGACCGCATCGAAAGACCGCCCCGGCGCAGGCAGCGGATAGATCGCGAATTTCTCGATCAGGCTACCGTGAATCGCCGTATGCAGATCGTAATGCAGTCGCGGTACCGGCTCGCCGCCGCCCTGCGCGAAGAAACGTGCCAGCTGCATTTCCAGCATCGCGGCCCGCCGCGCCTCGGGGCCGTCGCCCACGTCGGGAACGCGGCAGAATTGCCGGTTCATATCCTGCTCGACAAAGCGCTCGCCACGCCGCAATGCCTCGATATTGCCGAACACGAACAAGACCCGTGCGCGCGGGCGCAGCTCGCCACCGAGCAACGCCGAGATCAAACGGTCCACCAGCTCGACCGGCGCGGTTTCGTTGCCGTGCACACCGCAGGAAATCACCAGATCGAGCACCCGGCTAGCCGGATCACGCGGCTCGAAACGGATCACACCTTCGTCGAGCACCTGCACATGGGTGCCATTGGCCTGACAGTACGGCAAGGCGATGGCGGTACGCCCCGCCAGCGTTTCGGCGAGAAAACTGTTCATCGGGATTTGCCTCCAGATCGTTGAAACGGGTAAAGCGCGCCTAGCCCGAGAGTCCGGCTCAGCTCGTCGAGCGCGGTACGCACTTCCGGCAGCAAGTGTGGGTCGGCCAGATCGGCCTCGCTGAGTCGGTCGCGATAATGCCGGCTCACCCAATCGGTCAGCGCCGCGTAGAGCGCATCGGTCAGCCACACGCCGGGATGCACCACCGCCGCCTCGGCGTCGGTCAGCGCCACGCGCAAACGCAGGCACGCCGGACCACCGCCGTTACGCATGCTCTGTTTGAGGTCATACGCCAGTACCTCGGCGATCGCGCCGTCTTGCCCCAATAGCGACTGCAGATAGGCCCACACCGCCGGCTGCTGCCGGCATTCCTCCGGCACGACGAGGCGCATGCGGCCATTGCCGGCATCAAGCAGCTGGCTGTTGAACAGATAACTGCGCACCGCGTCGTCGACGCTGATGGCGCGGGTGGGCACTTCGATCAGCCGCAGCTCGCCAAGCTTGGCGTCGAGTTCGGCGTAGACCGATTCGCGCTCGGCAAATGCGGTTTCATGACAGAACAGCACATCGAGATTGCCGACGGCGATCACGTCGTTGTGAAACACCCCGGCATCGATCACCGCGGGGTTTTGCTGCGCGAACACCGTGCGCTCCGATGCCAGCCCGTGCCGGCGCGCGATCGCCTGGCTCGCCTCCAGCGTTTGCCGGGCCGGATAGCGTTGTGGTGCGATATTCCCGCCCCAATGCTGCTGACCGTAAACGAAGAGCTCGACGCCGGCCGTGTCGTAGCGTTTCGCCAGCCGCGTATGGTTGGCGGCGCCTTCGTCGCCGAAGGCCGGATGCATCGCCAGCGCCGGATGATGAACGAAGTGCGACTCATCGCCAAAGATGGCCTTGAGCGTGCGCCCGGTCTGTTCATGCTCGATCGCACGATGAAATTTGTTCTGCAGATTGGCCGCACTGAAATGCACGCGCCCGTCGGCGGTATCGGCCGACGGGCTCACCGTCGCGGCATTGGCCACCCACATCGCCGAAGCCGACGACACCCCCGCGAGCAGCTGTGGCGATTGCCTGGCCGCCGCCGCGACCACCGCGGCATCGCTGCCGGTAAAACCCAGGCTGCGCAGCACCTCCACCGCCGGGCGCTCATGCGGCGGCAGCACGCCCTGCCGGTAGCCCAGATCGGCCAGCGCCTTCATCTTCGCCAGGCCCTGCAGCGCCGCGGCGCGCGGATTGGCTGGCTGGCCGGCGTTGCCGGTCGATGCGACATTGCCGAATGAATGCCCGCCGTAATGATGCGTCGGCCCTACCAATCCATCGAAATTCGCTTCAAATGCCGTCATCTTGCCCCCGCCAGCCCGTAGGCCGGATTTGCCTGTAACACACCAATACCGACCGTTGCGCCACTACAAGGCAAGCCCGGGCGGCAGTTGCGCCGGCAACGCCAAGGTCGGCGCCTCCAGCGACGCTACCGGATAGGCGCAGTAGTCCGCGGCGTAGTAGGCGCTGGGACGGTGATTGCCCGATGCGCCGATGCCGCCGAACGGCGCCGCGCTCGACGCCCCGGTCAAGGGCTTGTTCCAGTTGACGATACCGGCGCGCACCTGGCGCCAGAACTGTTGGTAGCGCTCGGCCGAGTCGGACAACAGCCCGGCGGCCAAGCCATAGCGGGTGCGGTTCGCCAGCTGTATCGCCTCGTCGAAGCTGCGATATCGCTGGATCTGCAACATGGGGCCGAAATGCTCCTCGTCCGGCAGCTCGGCAACGCCGCTGACGTCGAGCAGTGCCGGCGACAGCAAGGCGGTATCGGGCTGCAGACGTCGCAGCGGCAGAATGGGTTTGGCGCCGAGCGCAATCAACTGATCCTGCACCGCCAGCAGCGAGTTCGCCGCGGCGTTCGAGATCACCGCGCCCATGAACGGCGCCGGCTCGGCATCCCACGCGCCGACACGAATCGAGCGCGTCACCTCGGTCAGCCGGGTGATCAGTGCATCGCCCCATTCACCCTGCGGCACCAGCAAACGCCGGGCGCAGGTGCAGCGCTGCCCCGCCGAGGCGAAGGCCGACTGGACGATGTGGTGCAAGGCCGCCGGCACATCGGCAAGCTCGTCGACGATGAGCGGATTGTTGCCGCCCATTTCCAGCGCAAGAATCTTTTCGGGTCGGCCGGCGAACTGCCGGTGCAGCGCATAGCCGGTCGCGGCGCTGCCGGTGAACAGCAAGCCGTCGACATCGTCGTGCGCCGCCAGCGCCATGCCGGTATCGCGCCCGCCCTGCAGCAGGTTGATCACGCCGGCCGGCAGGCCTGCAGCCAGCCACAGCTCAACGGTTTTTTGCGCGACCATCGGCGCCAGTTCGGACGGCTTGAACACGATGGCGTTGCC encodes:
- the astE gene encoding succinylglutamate desuccinylase; its protein translation is MNSFLAETLAGRTAIALPYCQANGTHVQVLDEGVIRFEPRDPASRVLDLVISCGVHGNETAPVELVDRLISALLGGELRPRARVLFVFGNIEALRRGERFVEQDMNRQFCRVPDVGDGPEARRAAMLEMQLARFFAQGGGEPVPRLHYDLHTAIHGSLIEKFAIYPLPAPGRSFDAVEIERLGLAGVSAVLLQSAAAPTFSLFSSRYCNASAFTVELGRAMPFGQNQSVDLTRLAAYLRGLIEGELPKPVTRDAVAVYRVSRELIKRSDAFRLLIDGETDNFTPLPQGMPIAEDGDIRWVVDEENALIVFPNPDVSIGQRAGLIVVPATLP
- the astB gene encoding N-succinylarginine dihydrolase codes for the protein MTAFEANFDGLVGPTHHYGGHSFGNVASTGNAGQPANPRAAALQGLAKMKALADLGYRQGVLPPHERPAVEVLRSLGFTGSDAAVVAAAARQSPQLLAGVSSASAMWVANAATVSPSADTADGRVHFSAANLQNKFHRAIEHEQTGRTLKAIFGDESHFVHHPALAMHPAFGDEGAANHTRLAKRYDTAGVELFVYGQQHWGGNIAPQRYPARQTLEASQAIARRHGLASERTVFAQQNPAVIDAGVFHNDVIAVGNLDVLFCHETAFAERESVYAELDAKLGELRLIEVPTRAISVDDAVRSYLFNSQLLDAGNGRMRLVVPEECRQQPAVWAYLQSLLGQDGAIAEVLAYDLKQSMRNGGGPACLRLRVALTDAEAAVVHPGVWLTDALYAALTDWVSRHYRDRLSEADLADPHLLPEVRTALDELSRTLGLGALYPFQRSGGKSR
- the astD gene encoding succinylglutamate-semialdehyde dehydrogenase produces the protein MLLINGAWRPGSGDEFSSVNPVSGDTVWHGRAANATEVDAAVAAARSAFVTWRDLDVEDRIAVVRVFADVLRDAQAELAALIGRETGKPRWEALTEVTTMVNKVDISLRAHAERTGEHESQQGDAQAVLRHRPHGVLAVFGPYNFPGHLPNGHIVPALIAGNAIVFKPSELAPMVAQKTVELWLAAGLPAGVINLLQGGRDTGMALAAHDDVDGLLFTGSAATGYALHRQFAGRPEKILALEMGGNNPLIVDELADVPAALHHIVQSAFASAGQRCTCARRLLVPQGEWGDALITRLTEVTRSIRVGAWDAEPAPFMGAVISNAAANSLLAVQDQLIALGAKPILPLRRLQPDTALLSPALLDVSGVAELPDEEHFGPMLQIQRYRSFDEAIQLANRTRYGLAAGLLSDSAERYQQFWRQVRAGIVNWNKPLTGASSAAPFGGIGASGNHRPSAYYAADYCAYPVASLEAPTLALPAQLPPGLAL